The following proteins come from a genomic window of Acetivibrio cellulolyticus CD2:
- a CDS encoding TraG/VirB4 family ATPase has product MLRERYIPADIREDIKLGKVVSLKSIIYFFIALIICLLLSFAIEYWLLKLIFTFGIPIIVMLVVNYDAPGAIKKLVLFKTHCSMIKSLNDLCTISSFDDVIQTKDSEIVFLETSVPPWEVCPDSKKEYRANNFSYNVFSLLGMGAEMSVFGICSAEDTTQLEERLKALDSLNRGVKDLENERIEHHYNLSKSAKSVKYLIRLKANAIKDALEIFDENEVTVIGGDLVEEYAKSHLIPGLKKVRGKEDDIKITRDHLIIDGMYVKTFLLSVPCQGIPCMIYGITHGKHARKPGVNVNFSMHFKKAEVKFDFLTSMKLNRLQKNIEAYDTGRASDEPRREEIKTLEALQHFRDVSGSSTSDAALYADIWFTVTISSMNFEDFNTSLRAFKDYITAPGLGFSVDELLFEQSRALDMAWIAGGNSFFDVKNGRVMDMDALSALYPFVDGTITDYKGCYIAHRIADVTAVYKDFAEGTDNQNIIVTGASDEGKSTCIKGITSSLNIQGFKGYIFDVDGEYRSLCKKLGGTWVDYTTGTGKYVDPTIIESPIIDEVDPESLDEDTREKLYEADNARYQEAITNTRAIVSLLCSDFSKAMENALEFALIKMWESEGIHEDDPSSWIKSRNGSCSLHKLYNLIKNFSEDAGHTNHDGAKALHTELWSYFEGAKKNMFRYAETADWIRNSKLTVFHVASSADNDVDQQMGAVKIVMITHLVWQQIKRDRIKKQHFSFEVYDELQRLIRNKHAWPAIYRSITTGRKFNDQVIMGFNDPSILFEGEGGKGIWDNTKYKIFFSTSAKTINTLAKYADMPDEVNEKWLNLSNYKYSFIFNQNKAYDILRMALPQSEISKLHKTRGLS; this is encoded by the coding sequence ATGTTAAGAGAACGGTACATACCAGCTGATATAAGAGAAGATATAAAACTAGGTAAAGTAGTATCTTTAAAAAGCATAATTTACTTCTTTATAGCACTGATAATATGCCTTTTATTATCTTTTGCAATAGAGTACTGGCTTTTAAAACTTATTTTCACCTTCGGCATCCCTATAATCGTAATGCTGGTTGTTAACTATGATGCTCCCGGAGCCATTAAAAAATTAGTCCTTTTTAAAACCCATTGCTCTATGATAAAAAGCCTTAATGATCTTTGTACAATAAGTAGTTTTGATGATGTTATACAAACAAAAGATAGCGAAATAGTCTTTCTTGAGACTTCTGTTCCTCCTTGGGAGGTATGTCCTGATTCAAAAAAGGAATATCGTGCAAATAATTTTTCATACAATGTATTTTCTTTACTTGGAATGGGAGCCGAAATGAGTGTATTTGGTATATGCTCGGCTGAAGATACTACGCAACTCGAAGAGAGGCTTAAAGCCCTTGATAGCCTAAACCGCGGGGTTAAGGATCTGGAAAATGAGAGAATAGAACACCACTATAACCTCTCAAAATCGGCTAAATCAGTAAAGTACCTTATACGTCTTAAAGCTAATGCTATAAAGGATGCTTTAGAAATATTTGATGAAAATGAAGTAACTGTAATAGGTGGAGATTTGGTTGAAGAGTATGCAAAAAGCCACCTTATACCTGGCCTTAAGAAAGTTCGTGGTAAAGAAGATGATATAAAGATAACCCGGGATCACCTTATCATAGATGGCATGTATGTTAAAACCTTTCTACTGAGTGTACCGTGCCAGGGCATTCCATGTATGATCTACGGAATAACTCATGGAAAACATGCCAGAAAGCCTGGCGTTAATGTAAACTTTTCAATGCACTTTAAGAAAGCAGAAGTAAAGTTTGACTTTCTAACAAGCATGAAACTGAACAGGCTTCAGAAAAACATAGAAGCATATGATACCGGAAGAGCCTCTGATGAACCCCGAAGAGAAGAAATTAAAACTCTTGAGGCTCTTCAGCATTTTAGGGATGTTTCCGGAAGCAGCACTTCCGATGCAGCTCTATATGCTGACATCTGGTTCACAGTCACAATATCGTCCATGAACTTTGAAGACTTTAATACCTCCCTGAGAGCTTTTAAAGACTATATAACAGCTCCCGGACTAGGTTTTTCAGTAGATGAACTCCTGTTTGAGCAGTCAAGAGCTCTTGATATGGCATGGATAGCAGGAGGCAATAGTTTCTTTGACGTAAAAAACGGCAGAGTAATGGATATGGATGCCCTGTCAGCACTTTATCCTTTTGTAGACGGTACAATCACAGATTACAAAGGCTGTTATATCGCTCATAGAATAGCTGATGTAACGGCGGTGTACAAAGATTTTGCTGAAGGAACCGATAACCAGAACATTATTGTTACCGGTGCATCTGATGAAGGTAAATCCACTTGTATAAAAGGAATTACATCATCTTTAAACATACAGGGCTTTAAAGGCTATATATTTGATGTTGACGGCGAATACAGAAGCCTTTGCAAAAAGCTTGGCGGCACTTGGGTTGACTATACAACCGGGACAGGTAAATATGTAGACCCAACAATAATTGAAAGCCCTATAATCGATGAGGTGGATCCTGAGTCACTTGATGAGGATACCCGTGAAAAACTTTATGAGGCTGATAATGCAAGATATCAAGAGGCTATCACAAACACCAGAGCAATCGTAAGTCTGCTTTGTTCAGACTTTTCAAAAGCAATGGAAAATGCTTTGGAATTTGCCCTTATAAAGATGTGGGAGTCTGAAGGAATACATGAAGATGATCCTTCCTCTTGGATAAAATCAAGAAACGGCAGCTGCAGCCTACATAAGCTGTATAACCTAATTAAAAACTTCTCGGAAGATGCCGGCCACACTAACCATGATGGTGCAAAAGCTCTTCATACTGAACTTTGGAGCTATTTTGAAGGTGCAAAAAAGAATATGTTCCGCTATGCAGAAACCGCAGACTGGATTAGAAATTCAAAGCTTACAGTCTTTCATGTTGCATCCTCGGCTGACAATGATGTAGATCAGCAAATGGGAGCTGTAAAAATAGTTATGATAACGCACCTTGTATGGCAGCAGATTAAAAGGGACCGTATAAAGAAGCAGCACTTCAGTTTTGAAGTATATGACGAGCTGCAGCGACTTATCAGAAACAAGCATGCCTGGCCGGCAATTTACCGGAGCATAACAACCGGAAGAAAGTTTAATGATCAGGTTATCATGGGCTTTAATGATCCTTCAATCCTTTTTGAAGGTGAAGGTGGTAAAGGAATTTGGGACAATACAAAGTACAAGATTTTCTTTTCAACCTCTGCAAAGACCATTAACACCCTTGCCAAATATGCTGATATGCCTGATGAAGTTAATGAAAAGTGGCTAAACTTAAGTAACTACAAATATTCGTTTATATTCAACCAAAACAAAGCCTACGACATTTTAAGAATGGCCCTACCTCAATCCGAAATTTCAAAACTTCATAAAACCAGGGGGTTGAGCTAA
- a CDS encoding DUF7021 domain-containing protein translates to MSKSSEISRFESRFNGDVIEIAAVTGASGSSAGRAGKDIMWTASIDLIAWKNLCGNEPVVKEDIRLQWMADDEEWGKTRNILGKNTIIRLHVRKSEKSMMLVKILDNTYRDEELEVILQDSMKPVFYNDEVLGEFELDKTVKLFEKKIIWAGERPAIFNKNGFRPFFRIKVFQVDYRKNSFQICKI, encoded by the coding sequence ATGAGTAAATCTAGTGAAATAAGTAGATTTGAAAGCAGATTCAATGGTGATGTTATTGAAATAGCAGCTGTTACAGGAGCATCGGGGAGTTCTGCGGGAAGAGCAGGCAAAGATATAATGTGGACTGCATCAATTGATTTAATTGCGTGGAAGAACTTATGCGGTAATGAACCAGTAGTAAAAGAAGATATTAGACTTCAATGGATGGCTGATGATGAGGAATGGGGAAAAACGAGGAACATTTTAGGGAAAAATACAATTATAAGATTGCATGTACGTAAATCAGAAAAATCTATGATGCTTGTTAAAATTCTGGATAATACATATAGAGATGAAGAGTTGGAAGTAATATTGCAGGACTCCATGAAACCGGTCTTTTATAATGATGAGGTACTAGGTGAGTTTGAACTTGACAAGACTGTTAAACTTTTTGAAAAGAAAATTATATGGGCTGGAGAACGCCCCGCAATATTCAATAAGAATGGATTTAGACCTTTTTTCCGTATCAAGGTGTTTCAAGTTGATTATCGAAAAAATAGTTTTCAAATATGCAAAATATAA
- a CDS encoding imm11 family protein encodes MEQFEGWTDVPWNMGRELTFDPPNPIKYYSSNFMQPEDYPMTGTGFHFLVSSRITKILKDNCISGVDYYNSEIIFSNGFVIKDYFTLNILNVVDCLDKDLSKYEVKKFGSAEIYLFDKIAIDIIKVPKDTKLFHLKNHVTHTIVHASIKEELENANVTGIEFIKLNEDL; translated from the coding sequence ATGGAGCAATTTGAAGGTTGGACTGATGTGCCTTGGAATATGGGAAGAGAGCTTACATTTGATCCGCCCAATCCAATAAAATATTATTCTTCAAATTTTATGCAACCAGAAGACTACCCTATGACAGGTACTGGATTCCATTTTCTTGTATCTAGCAGGATAACAAAAATTTTAAAAGATAATTGTATTAGTGGTGTTGATTACTATAATTCAGAAATTATTTTTTCGAATGGATTTGTCATTAAAGATTATTTTACATTGAATATTCTGAATGTGGTTGATTGTTTAGATAAAGACCTTTCAAAATATGAGGTAAAAAAGTTTGGTTCTGCAGAAATATATTTATTTGATAAAATTGCTATTGATATTATCAAAGTTCCAAAGGATACTAAACTGTTTCATTTGAAAAATCATGTGACGCATACGATAGTTCATGCTTCAATAAAAGAAGAACTAGAAAATGCCAATGTTACAGGAATAGAGTTTATTAAACTTAATGAAGATTTGTGA
- a CDS encoding PfkB family carbohydrate kinase, whose translation MISQYKKQGISVLGTGLVCLDIIKHNDRFSYLNGGSCGNVISSLAFLGVSTTIVKAQYKDYINSFINHNFKRLGVNIVEFEINDKLSPRIIEDIIENGNSKYHQFYVKCPVCYKELPSAVIIDKSDDYISKLIGNIDQYNLFYTDRASKGIRSIRNLFKRKNKWVFYEPNSIRNKNAFFENSLQADIVKFSSEKVSFNIASELRLSARSGDTKIIIITAGGEGAYFCSRKSIEDDFSNWERVPAYPIDEFRDASGAGDWCSAGIIYHLLETYKDTTEQLAYEDIYDAIDNAQKLSAASCSSEGAQGLIYDGDILRKFSQLNIKIPIEPKERHKLEMPYHGICPICLQPCFEEVLQREVCTVST comes from the coding sequence ATGATTAGTCAGTATAAAAAACAAGGCATTTCGGTCCTTGGAACTGGATTAGTATGTTTAGACATCATTAAGCACAATGATCGCTTTTCTTATTTAAATGGTGGGTCATGTGGAAATGTTATATCATCGCTTGCATTTTTGGGGGTAAGCACTACAATTGTAAAAGCTCAATACAAAGATTATATAAATAGTTTTATTAATCATAACTTTAAAAGACTAGGTGTTAACATAGTTGAGTTTGAAATAAATGATAAGCTTTCGCCAAGAATAATTGAAGACATTATAGAAAACGGTAATTCCAAGTACCACCAATTTTATGTTAAGTGTCCAGTTTGTTATAAGGAGTTGCCTAGTGCAGTAATAATAGATAAAAGTGATGATTATATTTCTAAACTTATTGGCAATATTGACCAATACAATCTTTTCTATACTGATCGCGCATCTAAGGGTATAAGATCGATAAGGAATTTATTTAAAAGAAAGAATAAATGGGTTTTTTATGAGCCTAATAGTATACGAAATAAAAACGCTTTTTTTGAAAATTCACTTCAAGCTGATATTGTAAAGTTTTCTTCTGAAAAAGTAAGTTTTAATATAGCTAGTGAATTAAGATTATCTGCTAGGAGTGGAGACACAAAAATTATAATCATAACTGCTGGAGGTGAGGGAGCATATTTTTGCTCTAGAAAGTCTATAGAAGATGATTTTAGCAACTGGGAGAGGGTCCCTGCGTATCCAATAGATGAGTTTAGAGATGCTTCAGGTGCGGGAGATTGGTGTTCTGCAGGAATTATATACCACTTGTTAGAAACTTACAAGGACACTACTGAGCAATTAGCGTATGAAGATATATATGATGCCATTGATAATGCCCAAAAGCTATCAGCTGCTTCTTGTTCTTCCGAAGGTGCTCAGGGACTTATTTATGATGGAGATATTTTGCGAAAGTTTTCACAACTTAATATCAAAATACCTATCGAGCCGAAGGAAAGGCATAAATTAGAAATGCCTTATCATGGAATTTGTCCAATATGCTTACAACCATGTTTTGAGGAGGTATTACAGCGTGAAGTATGCACTGTATCTACTTAA
- a CDS encoding flavodoxin family protein — MDGFLGKDFGENNKIVNEEYMRILSIVSSKRKNGNTERLISLLEEELISIAKLQHKVLEIERISLGNVELKMCLGCRVCFDKGEELCPLNDELLSIRKKLNEADGIILASPVYVEDVNGIMKNWIDRMAFNCHRPAFFDKTAIVVATSGIGSTNHALKTMRTALMTWGAYVDGMQKFSTGALMEREEILDTHHNRIKRIAKKFFVNIKKEKVSKPKLYSLIAFKVQQKYFEKRSNEQNTVDYIYWNEKGWLKPCCIYYKEIKTNWLKVKIARLLGNIVAVFFV, encoded by the coding sequence GTGGACGGATTTTTAGGGAAGGACTTTGGAGAAAATAATAAGATAGTAAACGAGGAGTATATGAGAATTTTATCAATAGTCAGTAGCAAGAGAAAGAATGGAAATACAGAACGTTTGATTAGTCTTTTAGAAGAAGAACTTATTTCTATAGCTAAATTACAGCATAAGGTATTAGAGATAGAAAGAATATCTCTTGGGAATGTTGAATTGAAAATGTGCCTTGGCTGTAGAGTGTGTTTTGACAAAGGGGAAGAATTGTGTCCATTAAACGATGAATTACTATCAATAAGGAAAAAGCTAAATGAAGCTGACGGTATCATACTTGCAAGTCCGGTTTATGTTGAGGATGTTAATGGTATTATGAAAAACTGGATTGATCGAATGGCATTTAATTGTCATAGACCAGCATTTTTTGATAAAACAGCAATAGTTGTAGCAACATCAGGTATTGGGTCAACAAATCATGCATTAAAAACAATGAGAACTGCTTTAATGACATGGGGAGCTTATGTTGATGGGATGCAAAAATTTAGCACAGGAGCTTTAATGGAAAGAGAAGAAATTCTTGATACACATCATAACAGAATAAAAAGAATAGCAAAGAAGTTTTTTGTCAATATCAAGAAAGAAAAAGTCTCGAAGCCTAAATTATATTCTCTTATTGCATTCAAAGTACAGCAAAAATACTTTGAGAAAAGAAGTAATGAACAAAATACAGTTGATTATATTTATTGGAATGAAAAAGGTTGGCTCAAACCATGCTGTATTTACTATAAAGAGATTAAAACAAATTGGCTTAAAGTAAAAATAGCAAGATTGCTTGGAAATATAGTTGCAGTATTTTTTGTTTAG
- a CDS encoding tyrosine-type recombinase/integrase, with translation MSKLREQMKYDMDLKGFSEKTKIAYLKHVELFAKYFKKSPELLGEEEIKAYLHHQLIERKMSRSYNTQAYSALKFLYETTLKREWKSYKIPRCKREKKLPKVLSREEVKRIFNVTTNPKHRAILMTTYSSGLRVSEVVNLKVNDIDGKRLQLFVQGGKGQKDRYTVLSRKNLELLRDYWKLYHPKTWLFPGQDINEPLCVRTVQKVFENSVRKAGITKDVSVHTLRHSFATHLLESGVDTFYIQKLLGHSSLKTTSIYIHVGNLDGMNIKSPLDDIDNE, from the coding sequence ATGTCAAAATTAAGAGAACAAATGAAGTATGATATGGATTTGAAGGGATTCAGTGAAAAGACAAAAATAGCATATTTGAAGCATGTAGAACTTTTTGCAAAGTATTTCAAGAAGTCACCAGAGCTATTAGGTGAAGAGGAAATAAAGGCATACTTACACCACCAACTGATTGAGCGTAAAATGAGCAGATCATATAATACTCAGGCATATAGTGCATTAAAATTCCTGTATGAAACAACATTGAAAAGAGAATGGAAGTCTTACAAAATTCCACGCTGTAAAAGAGAAAAGAAACTGCCCAAAGTATTGTCGCGTGAAGAAGTAAAAAGGATATTCAATGTTACAACGAATCCAAAACACCGGGCAATTCTTATGACAACATATAGTTCTGGGCTTAGAGTAAGTGAAGTTGTTAATCTTAAGGTTAATGATATAGATGGCAAACGCTTACAATTGTTTGTGCAAGGTGGTAAGGGACAAAAAGACAGGTATACTGTTTTATCAAGAAAAAACCTGGAGTTGCTAAGAGACTATTGGAAGCTATATCACCCAAAGACCTGGTTATTTCCGGGGCAGGATATTAATGAACCTTTATGTGTAAGAACTGTACAAAAGGTATTTGAAAATTCAGTTAGAAAGGCTGGGATAACGAAGGATGTTTCAGTACATACGTTGAGACACAGTTTTGCAACTCATTTACTGGAATCTGGAGTAGATACATTTTACATTCAAAAACTGTTAGGTCATTCTTCTCTGAAAACGACCTCAATATATATACATGTTGGAAATTTGGATGGAATGAATATAAAAAGTCCTTTGGATGATATCGACAATGAATGA
- a CDS encoding DUF817 family protein: MTITKGNFQKNWIYAFIGYFVVLLVIIVSAYMKIIPTKIAVIPFYDTIGHFILLGVTSYLLHKALGRKVIKNFNCSIPIGPVFVSIFVICEENLQRFSPNRTYDIVDLAANLSGILFFYWLDQVFPPFKEIDFTSVLKRLYIFSKKVLVASLFPVIVFVTLAITKEIRFVYIYRYDFLLLFFIILQIIFVKIKLDSKHDLKIIMLFHMLGLFMEFYKVTFGAWSYPEYALSKVLGVPLYSGFMYGSVAGFLCHLWRKLNITLAKWPRTSVVAFVGVVIYLNFFSMKIPKDLRTFLVLAVLFIFFRSKVEFTNTKVRRSVPLILVFSGLGIFVWIAENIATYLGAWAYPYQLEKWQMVHLSKITSWFLLGVVCFMIVAELLKKRRDTSDIDLTTMQVNK, from the coding sequence ATGACTATTACAAAAGGTAATTTTCAAAAGAACTGGATATATGCATTTATTGGCTATTTTGTAGTTTTGTTAGTTATAATTGTGTCAGCATACATGAAAATAATACCTACAAAGATTGCAGTCATACCATTTTACGATACTATAGGGCATTTTATTCTTTTAGGTGTTACATCTTATTTACTCCATAAAGCTCTTGGAAGAAAAGTAATTAAAAATTTTAATTGTAGCATTCCAATAGGTCCTGTGTTCGTAAGCATATTTGTAATTTGTGAGGAAAATTTACAAAGGTTTTCTCCGAATAGAACATACGATATAGTAGATTTAGCTGCAAATCTAAGTGGTATATTGTTCTTTTATTGGCTCGATCAGGTCTTCCCACCTTTCAAAGAAATTGATTTTACTAGTGTTCTAAAAAGACTGTACATTTTTTCAAAAAAAGTATTAGTTGCAAGTTTATTTCCGGTAATTGTATTTGTAACACTTGCGATTACCAAAGAAATACGTTTTGTATATATTTATAGGTATGATTTCTTACTTCTGTTTTTTATTATATTGCAGATTATATTTGTTAAAATAAAATTGGATTCAAAGCATGATTTGAAAATCATTATGCTATTTCACATGCTTGGATTGTTTATGGAATTTTACAAAGTAACATTTGGAGCTTGGTCATATCCAGAGTATGCGTTATCAAAAGTTCTTGGCGTTCCGCTATATAGTGGGTTTATGTATGGAAGTGTGGCAGGATTTTTGTGTCATTTATGGCGTAAACTTAATATTACACTTGCTAAATGGCCAAGAACATCAGTTGTTGCTTTTGTTGGTGTAGTAATATATTTAAATTTCTTCTCGATGAAAATACCTAAAGATTTGAGAACATTTTTAGTTTTAGCAGTATTATTCATTTTCTTCAGAAGCAAAGTGGAATTTACTAATACAAAAGTTCGAAGGAGTGTTCCTCTCATTCTCGTTTTTTCTGGATTAGGTATTTTCGTGTGGATAGCCGAAAACATTGCCACGTATCTAGGGGCATGGGCATATCCTTATCAATTAGAAAAATGGCAGATGGTTCATCTTTCAAAGATTACTTCATGGTTTTTGCTTGGAGTTGTTTGTTTTATGATTGTAGCTGAACTACTTAAAAAGAGACGAGATACCAGTGATATTGATCTAACAACAATGCAAGTGAATAAATAA
- a CDS encoding barstar family protein, translating into MENVYIIEGKNIYDLHSCFKEFAKAVNAPNGYFGSGMNQFDDCLFGGFGLEAPCKIIWKNSSLSKQRLNCKMLRNYYKREKYLYEKELIIEMKELLEHGRKDASVEDCFSYTAIQYSKHMIERAEIGELDLFDEIVNTIRSVSERSYNKNWKIELILE; encoded by the coding sequence ATGGAGAATGTTTATATAATTGAAGGTAAAAATATTTATGATTTACATTCTTGTTTTAAGGAATTTGCTAAGGCAGTTAATGCTCCTAATGGCTATTTTGGTTCCGGAATGAATCAATTTGACGATTGCCTTTTTGGTGGATTTGGATTAGAGGCTCCATGCAAAATAATATGGAAAAACTCGAGTTTATCAAAACAAAGATTGAATTGTAAAATGCTAAGAAATTATTATAAAAGAGAAAAATATTTGTATGAAAAAGAATTAATCATTGAGATGAAAGAATTGCTTGAACATGGAAGAAAAGATGCTTCTGTAGAAGATTGTTTCAGTTATACAGCAATACAGTACAGTAAACATATGATTGAAAGAGCAGAGATTGGAGAACTAGATTTATTTGATGAAATAGTTAATACTATTCGTTCTGTATCAGAAAGATCATATAATAAGAATTGGAAAATAGAGTTGATTTTAGAGTAA